CTTAGTGGCAATAGAGAACAACGTCAAAAGTAACCAAGATGCCTTTTCTATGTAATATATTCTAcaaacatcttttttttttccttattacATATGTAATAGATTTTGGTATATTTACTATATTTTGCACATTTAATCAGTTTTAAAACCCGCAGTATTGCGCGGGCTAAATTGCTAGTCAAGTCTATATGAAAGGGAAAAATGTACAAACTTTTGAGAACCAAATTTAAGTTTGGGAGATATTTGAAGGGAGAATGCGATAAGGGAAAGAATggggaaattaaaggaaagaacAAAATTTTGTGAGTTTTCCTACTTTTTGTGTTCATATATAATTTAGGTTGGGTTTTTCAACATGAAGCGAAGGAGTGTCTAGCTTCTGAGTGTTCCTTTAAGATTTTGTGCTTTCTGGCTCAACACTTTGGGATGCCTGAATTTGAAATTGGTGGGCGCTACATTAAAAATTGATGAGCAGTCAAATGAAACTCATGAATCTCACTGTGACCTTTCCTACGGTGAAAAGCTACAATGAAACTTTTCCTCAACatagtatttatttattttattttattttaagtacAAAGGAgacatattatttaaatttcataCATAGACAAGCAACTGCAAATTAACATGTACATATAATGCACGCTAGAAATTAAATGGGAAAGAAGAGGGAGAAATTAAGTGGGAAACTTAGCGTTGAGCGCATTGGGAAAAAGAACACACCGTTTGTATGAAAGTGAGTATGATGATCAAAGTAGCAGCAGTTACAGAAATAGTTGTCCAAGGTGAGTtgaaatatttttgtttcagATCTGCCTTCCATTTGTTCCACGGCTGTTTGTAGTACTCATTGAGGTCCTTCACAAGAGTAGCATAATAGAATCTTCGTCTGTCCACCCCAACACCTTTGCCAAGGCTGTTAATCAGAGTAGACACCTCATTGTTGTCACCAAGCAGATGTTCAACAATTCCATTCTTGAGAAGCAATTCCACATCATTTGGGGTGTTCACAAAATAATCCATGAGGAGGCTATAATCACTGAAGTAGTTACAATCGCAATGGCATTGCTCAAAGGCAATAAGGTTTCGGAGTACAATCTCCGTGTGATCCTGTATTTTTAGATTTGGAATTTCCAAAATTCCGTCTTTGAAACATATATCAAACAGATTCTTGCCTGATCTCGCCTTAAACTTGACTCCAGCCTGGTGTAGTTTCGTCATGCTGGGTACAGCTAGAGTATCGACTAACTCTCCATTTTTGAAGTTCTCTTCCGGTGTTGGTAGATGTAAAGTTCTAACCAAATCAACAAAATGCTCTACTTTAAAATTAGGACGTTCCCAATTGCCTTTTTCCATATAGAAATTCGTTGATTCCTTACAGAACTCATAAAAGAGGTCAAGTACTGAAGGCTTCGTATCCGGCACCTCAGCCACCTCAGCAGTGGCAAAGAGATCCTCAAGAATGAAAAACGGGAGCTGATTTTCGAGCAAAAGCATGTCAGAAACTATAAACTTTATCAACCATGGTTTGTTAAAGATGCGGTCATTGCTATCGCGCACGACATACCACCCGTACCTCAATAAGAGCTCAATGATGAACGCGGCATCCACAAGAATGATTCTTACAAATTCATCACTGCACAACCCAATGGTGTGCGCATAGCAACCGCGCAGTTCCACTTCCTTGTCCTTTATTTTCTTTACACAAACTTCCAAGCTGACCCCAGGCCGATCTAAAAAATACTGAAGGTACCTCTTCTTGTGTTCTTCCATGTCTTCTAAGCCTTCCCTGCCATGGTGAAGCGGACCTATAGAGACTACTTGAGGTGTGTAGGCCTTTTCATTTACACGCCGTAGTTCTTCAGGAACTCTGTAGATACAACACGAATTGGACAAGGGAAGCAAATCATCCAACTCCTGACTTATTGAAGCGGACAAGGAAAGCAAACCATGCAACTCCTTACTCATTGAAGTTAGTAACGGAGTGCAAGGGTTTTCGATGTCATGTGGAGCTTCGTTGCTTCCTCCCATTTAATGTTGATGGGTTTGTTGTTATAAATCGTAATTGCTGACAACGAGATGATGATCCCTGACACATCAATAAACAAATTATTCCCTAACAGAGAAAATTAATCCAAGCATTGAGAAAACATGACAACAATCAAAACCAATCTAGATAATAGAGAAAACTATTAATCCAAGAATTGCAAATATATACACccgaaaaaattaaattttgttttatatatttgtgAGGAGCGTGTTTAGTCAGATTGAATTAATTTCTCCTACCTACCCTCTTATATT
Above is a window of Malus sylvestris chromosome 15, drMalSylv7.2, whole genome shotgun sequence DNA encoding:
- the LOC126603271 gene encoding UPF0481 protein At3g47200-like isoform X4; the protein is MGGSNEAPHDIESPCTPLLTSMSKELHGLLSLSASMSQELDDLLPLSNSCCIYRVPEELRRVNEKAYTPQVVSIGPLHHGKEGLEDMEEHKKRYLQYFLDRTGVSLEVCVEKIKDKEAKLRGCYAHTIGLCSDEFVRIILVDAAFIIELLLRNYSPFLPDSEDRIFNKPWLIKFIVPDMLLLENQLPFFILEDLFATAEVAEVPDTKPSVLDLFYEFCKESTNFYMEKGNWERPNFKVEHFVDLVRTLHLPTPEENFKNGELVDTLAVPSMTKLHQAGVKFKARSGKNLFDICFKDGILEIPNLKIQDHTEIVLRNLIAFEQCHCDCNYFSDYSLLMDYFVNTPNDVELLLKNGIVEHLLGDNNEVSTLINSLGKGVGVDRRRFYYATLVKDLNEYYKQPWNKWKADLKQKYFNSPWTTISVTAATLIIILTFIQTVCSFSQCAQR
- the LOC126603271 gene encoding UPF0481 protein At3g47200-like isoform X3: MGGSNEAPHDIENPCTPLLTSMSKELHGLLSLSASISQELDDLLPLSNSCCIYRVPEELRRVNEKAYTPQVVSIGPLHHGREGLEDMEEHKKRYLQYFLDRPGVSLEVCVKKIKDKEVELRGCYAHTIGLCSDEFVRIILVDAAFIIELLLRYGWYVVRDSNDRIFNKPWLIKFIVSDMLLLENQLPFFILEDLFATAEVAEVPDTKPSVLDLFYEFCKESTNFYMEKGNWERPNFKVEHFVDLVRTLHLPTPEENFKNGELVDTLAVPSMTKLHQAGVKFKARSGKNLFDICFKDGILEIPNLKIQDHTEIVLRNLIAFEQCHCDCNYFSDYSLLMDYFVNTPNDVELLLKNGIVEHLLGDNNEVSTLINSLGKGVLVFRDEFYYATLMKDLNKYYEKPWNKWKADLKQKYFYSPWTTISVFAATLIIMLTFIQTVCSFSQCAQR
- the LOC126603271 gene encoding UPF0481 protein At3g47200-like isoform X8, which encodes MGGSNEAPHDIENPCTPLLTSMSKELHGLLSLSASISQELDDLLPLSNSCCIYRVPEELRRVNEKAYTPQVVSIGPLHHGREGLEDMEEHKKRYLQYFLDRPGVSLEVCVKKIKDKEVELRGCYAHTIGLCSDEFVRIILVDAAFIIELLLRYGWYVVRDSNDRIFNKPWLIKFIVSDMLLLENQLPFFILEDLFATAEVAEVPDTKPSVLDLFYEFCKESTNFYMEKGNWERPNFKVEHFVDLVRTLHLPTPEENFKNGELVDTLAVPSMTKLHQAGVKFKARSGKNLFDICFKDGILEIPNLKIQDHTEIVLRNLIAFEQCHCDCNYFSDYSLLMDYFVNTPNDVELLLKNGIVEHLLGDNNEVSTLINSLGKGVLVFRDEFYYATLMKDLNKYYEKPWNKWKADLKHKYFNTPWKIISVIAATFIIILTLIQTVSSIAS
- the LOC126603271 gene encoding UPF0481 protein At3g47200-like isoform X11; this translates as MGGSNEAPHDIENPCTPLLTSMSKELHGLLSLSASISQELDDLLPLSNSCCIYRVPEELRRVNEKAYTPQVVSIGPLHHGREGLEDMEEHKKRYLQYFLDRPGVSLEVCVKKIKDKEVELRGCYAHTIGLCSDEFVRIILVDAAFIIELLLRYGWYVVRDSNDRIFNKPWLIKFIVSDMLLLENQLPFFILEDLFATAEVAEVPDTKPSVLDLFYEFCKESTNFYMEKGNWERPNFKVEHFVDLVRTLHLPTPEENFKNGELVDTLAVPSMTKLHQAGVKFKARSGKNLFDICFKDGILEIPNLKIQDHTEIVLRNLIAFEQCHCDCNYFSDYSLLMDYFVNTPNDVELLLKNGIVEHLLGDNNEVSTLINSLGKGVVLDKERFYFATLPKELNNY